The Chlamydia trachomatis A/HAR-13 nucleotide sequence TAGATAATCGTGTGCGAGTGATTTCATTCCCTTGTTGGGAGCTATTCGAGAGACAAGACGTTGAGTATCGTGAATCCGTAATAGGAGGAGATTTAGGGTTGCGTGTTTCTATAGAAGCAGGTACCGCCTTGGGTTGGTACAAATACATCGGTAGCAATGGCTTAGCCATTGCCATAGATGGGTTTGGAATGTCCGGAGCTCCCAATGAGGTGGCAGAGACTTGCGGTTTCACTGTAGATAATATTGTGCAGAGAATCCTTTCTGTTTAGAAATCCCCGCCAGAAACTTCAGTTTGTTCAGAAAGAGAATCATCGGCTTGCCCAAACTCCATGTGCGGCAAGCCTTTTGTTTTCTTGATTCCTGGGCCTGATTTCTCTTGTAGAGAGGCAAACACCTCAACGCCTGTTAGTATATGCTCTTTGGTGTGAGAGTTTAGGACTGCCGAACTGCTTTCCTTAGTTTTAATTCCATCTTTTCGCAAAGGTAGATCCGATATCAGCAAAAGTGCTCCTAAAGGAAGATTCCTTCGGTATCCTGCAGCAAATAAGGTGGCACACTCCATCTCGACAGTTTGAGCTTTATTTTCATATAGTTTTCGACGGAACTCTTTATTAAACTCCCAAAACCGAATGTTAGTCGTGTGGGTGATGCCTATATGGTAAGGGAGGTTTTTGGCTTCGAGAATATTGGTGATCATTTTTTGTACGACAAAATTAGCTAATGCAGGGACCTCTGGGGGGAAGTATGCATCTGATGTTCCATCTTTTCGGATGCTAGCAACAGGGACAAAATAATCTCCTATTTGGTAGTGGGATCTTAAGCCTCCACACATGCCCAACATGATCGCTGCTGTAGCATTGGGAAGGAAAGAACACAGATCTACGGTAAGAGCTGCTCCTGGAGAGCCTAATTTAAAATC carries:
- a CDS encoding AMP nucleosidase, with protein sequence MTHQHKKISEETIACDMLERYTGSTVQEFQPYLLLTNFAYYVDVFAEIYQVPVSRGSMFSAAHAPQIHTSIIDFKLGSPGAALTVDLCSFLPNATAAIMLGMCGGLRSHYQIGDYFVPVASIRKDGTSDAYFPPEVPALANFVVQKMITNILEAKNLPYHIGITHTTNIRFWEFNKEFRRKLYENKAQTVEMECATLFAAGYRRNLPLGALLLISDLPLRKDGIKTKESSSAVLNSHTKEHILTGVEVFASLQEKSGPGIKKTKGLPHMEFGQADDSLSEQTEVSGGDF